The Candidatus Poribacteria bacterium genome includes the window GGTGGACGCTATCTCTGGATCGGCAACATCAATCTCGGATTCCCCACTGAGATTGATCCCGGCAACATTGTCCGCTGCAGTAAAGCCATTCGCGGTGTGATCGTCTACGAGCCGTGGGTTATCCCGCGCGCCCTCGATTTCCTCAGTCGAACACGAGACAAGTATCCGTTCCACAAGATCATCTCCGATACCTTCTCCTTCAGCGATATTAACGAAGCGTTCTCTTACGCCGATAGCGGCGAGGCAATCCGAGTCGGACTGGAATTCGACACTCCCCAGGTCCGATAGGTGCGGTTTCTAACCGCACCGGGTCTTACAAACAGTATGAACTATCTTCCTAAAACCGCTTCTTCTGTCTATATTCACATCCCTTTTTGTGCGACGAAGTGCTACTACTGCGCTTTCAATACCTATACCTTCCATAAAGAGGAAGCGAAAGCATATTTAACTGCACTCCGCACAGAAATGGAACGCTATGCCGCTGAAACCGAGCCTCTGCAAACGGTTTTCATCGGGGGTGGCACGCCTTCTATCCTCTCTGCGGACGCTTTGGCACGACTGTTTACGGATATACATCAGCATTTCCAAATAACACCGAACGCCGAGATGACTGTGGAATGCAATCCAGGAACCATTGATGGTGAGAAGTTACGAGTGATGCGGGATAACGGCGTGAATCGGCTCAGTTTCGGTTTGCAAGCCATGCAAGACGAGACCTTGAAGCAGTTAGGCAGGATCCACACCGTCGCCGAATTCCTGCAGAGTTATCGCCTCGCCCGCGAAGGCGGTTTTGAGAACATCAACATCGACCTCATTTTCGCACTCCCAAACCAAACGATGGCGGCATGGCAGCACACCCTCAACGAAGGGATCTCCCTCGAACCCGACCACATTTCAGCCTATAATCTCGTCATGGAGGAGACAACCCCGTTCTATGAATGGTGGCAAGCCGGTGAACTCCAGCTCCCAACCGAAGACACCGAAGCAGACATGTTCCAATACACCATCGACACGCTCACCACGCACGGGTATACACATTATGAAATCTGTAACTTTGCCAAGCCGAACCG containing:
- a CDS encoding oxygen-independent coproporphyrinogen III oxidase, whose amino-acid sequence is MNYLPKTASSVYIHIPFCATKCYYCAFNTYTFHKEEAKAYLTALRTEMERYAAETEPLQTVFIGGGTPSILSADALARLFTDIHQHFQITPNAEMTVECNPGTIDGEKLRVMRDNGVNRLSFGLQAMQDETLKQLGRIHTVAEFLQSYRLAREGGFENINIDLIFALPNQTMAAWQHTLNEGISLEPDHISAYNLVMEETTPFYEWWQAGELQLPTEDTEADMFQYTIDTLTTHGYTHYEICNFAKPNRFARHNLVYWDNQPCIGLGVGACGYINGVRYTNIRGIAPYIRELSQRHKPIADTERMTGHAEKTETLMLALRKREGISLDVYKDRFGEDIEIAFGNILKKWLDMELLERTATHLRLTPRGLFLANEVFVELM